A genome region from Chelonia mydas isolate rCheMyd1 chromosome 24, rCheMyd1.pri.v2, whole genome shotgun sequence includes the following:
- the SH2D2A gene encoding SH2 domain-containing protein 2A isoform X4: MVPVLGSAWRQPGPRKRSSLLALRGTRAPIPGDPVQGAETQARLGPRLDPPEAPSALQARTRAWFEHTQASRICQQGELPPWFHGFISRRDTEQLLQEKPLGSFLIRFSESTVGFVLSYRGRDRCRHFILDQLEDECYVILGENSAHVELQGLLLHYTTAPITPYDEFLTAPCPRGDKSRESGGIPAGAEAGSGAPLEPANVPPAAGGQAYSLVLRQPQAPGQQSHPCPLAAEQRNERSPSKEAPCAIPPLPAKAGPTPRPSSPMQEAGASVEPYAHVSKTPVPAEQPTPAQPAEAKYQQLMRFHTYAEPCEGFPPPERRIYYEPDEPIPFYAMGRGSLPSPNPENIYAEVELACRSRPQALPRVLQNTASTLPRGSSRPPAEPSPGHRRLLRSTSGQGSRRRRLPAALAVEGAQGRPSGPSSENPLEFDDPVYGRKAATLTRPAATRGQEGLENIYELISGDHPSPHASGSSNS; encoded by the exons ATGGTGCCAGTGTTGGGCTCAGCATGGCGCCAGCCGGGGCCCAGAAAGAGAAGCAGCCTCCTGGCTCTCAGAGGGACCAGGGCACCTATACCAGG GGACCctgtgcagggagcagagacGCAGGCGaggctggggcccaggctggACCCTCCCGAGGCCCCGTCGGCGCTGCAGGCCCGGACCCGGGCATGGTTCGAGCACACGCAGGCGAGCCGGatctgccagcagggggagctgccgCCCTGGTTTCACGGCTTCATCAGCAggag GGACacggagcagctgctgcaggagaagcCGCTGGGCTCTTTCCTGATTCGCTTCAGTGAAAGCACCGTGGGATTTGTCTTGTCGTACAG GGGCAGAGATCGCTGCCGGCACTTCATCCTAGATCAGCTGGAAGACGAGTGCTACGTGATCCTAGGAGAGAACAGCGCCCACGTCGAGCTTCAGGGTCTGCTTCTGCACTACACCACCGCCCCCATCACCCCCTACGATGAGTTCCTGACAGCACCATGCCCCAGG GGCGACAAAAGCCGAGAGAGTGGTGGGATCCCTGCTGGAGCTGAAGCAGGGTCTGGTGCCCCACTCGAGCCAGCAAATGTCCCCCCAGCAGCAGGCGGCCAAGCATACAGCCTGGTTCTCAGACAGCCCCAGGCCCCTGGCCAACAGAGCCATCCCTGCCCGCTGGCTGCAGAGCAAAGGAACGAGAGAAGCCCTTCCAAGGAG GCTCCCTGTGCCATTCCCCCGCTCCCCGCCAAGGCTGGCCCCACTCCGAGGCCGAGCAGCCCTATGCAAGAGGCAGGGGCCTCTGTGGAGCCCTACGCCCACGTCAGCAAAACGCCCGTCCCCGCTGAGCAGCCCACGCCGGCCCAGCCCGCAGAGGCCAAGTACCAGCAGCTGATGCGCTTCCACACCTACGCCGAGCCCTGCGAGGGCTTCCCGCCCCCTGAACGCCGCATCTACTATGAACCCGACGAGCCCATCCCCTTCTACGCCATGGGACGAGGCTCGCTGCCCAGCCCCAACCCCGAGAACATCTACGCGGAGGTAGAGCTGGCGTGCCGGTCCCGGCCCCAGGCTCTACCCAGAGTGCTGCAGAACACGGCGTCCACCTTGCCTCGGGGCTCATCCAGACCTCCCGCCGAGCCGTCCCCAGGACACCGCAGGCTCCTCCGGAGCACGtcggggcaggggtcccggaggAGGCGGTTGCCTGCCGCTCTCGCGGTTGAGGGGGCCCAGGGGAGGCCATCTGGGCCATCCTCGGAG aACCCGCTGGAGTTTGACGACCCGGTTTACGGCAGGAAGGCAGCCACCCTGACCAGACCGGCGGCCACCAGGGGACaggaaggtctagaaaacatttaTGAGCTGATTTCTGGAGACCATCCTAGCCCGCACGCATCGGGGAGCAGTAACTCCTAG
- the SH2D2A gene encoding SH2 domain-containing protein 2A isoform X1, which produces MQRAREEDLQVPLPPADIAARASERSSPQGLLQGMDSQVKEGLRTGADVWDNQGPLLFSTFKPNGLSKDNNADELAQLDGASVGLSMAPAGAQKEKQPPGSQRDQGTYTRDPLSSWPAASAKLSWSLLRDPVQGAETQARLGPRLDPPEAPSALQARTRAWFEHTQASRICQQGELPPWFHGFISRRDTEQLLQEKPLGSFLIRFSESTVGFVLSYRGRDRCRHFILDQLEDECYVILGENSAHVELQGLLLHYTTAPITPYDEFLTAPCPRGDKSRESGGIPAGAEAGSGAPLEPANVPPAAGGQAYSLVLRQPQAPGQQSHPCPLAAEQRNERSPSKEAPCAIPPLPAKAGPTPRPSSPMQEAGASVEPYAHVSKTPVPAEQPTPAQPAEAKYQQLMRFHTYAEPCEGFPPPERRIYYEPDEPIPFYAMGRGSLPSPNPENIYAEVELACRSRPQALPRVLQNTASTLPRGSSRPPAEPSPGHRRLLRSTSGQGSRRRRLPAALAVEGAQGRPSGPSSENPLEFDDPVYGRKAATLTRPAATRGQEGLENIYELISGDHPSPHASGSSNS; this is translated from the exons GGGCTGACGTCTGGGATAATCAGGGACCCCTCCTCTTCAGCACATTTAAACCCAACGGTCTCAGCAAAGACAACAACGCGGACGAGCTGGCCCAGCTGGATGGTGCCAGTGTTGGGCTCAGCATGGCGCCAGCCGGGGCCCAGAAAGAGAAGCAGCCTCCTGGCTCTCAGAGGGACCAGGGCACCTATACCAGG GACCCTCTCAGCTCATGGCCGGCGGCCAGTGCCAAGCTGAGCTGGTCTCTTCTCAGGGACCctgtgcagggagcagagacGCAGGCGaggctggggcccaggctggACCCTCCCGAGGCCCCGTCGGCGCTGCAGGCCCGGACCCGGGCATGGTTCGAGCACACGCAGGCGAGCCGGatctgccagcagggggagctgccgCCCTGGTTTCACGGCTTCATCAGCAggag GGACacggagcagctgctgcaggagaagcCGCTGGGCTCTTTCCTGATTCGCTTCAGTGAAAGCACCGTGGGATTTGTCTTGTCGTACAG GGGCAGAGATCGCTGCCGGCACTTCATCCTAGATCAGCTGGAAGACGAGTGCTACGTGATCCTAGGAGAGAACAGCGCCCACGTCGAGCTTCAGGGTCTGCTTCTGCACTACACCACCGCCCCCATCACCCCCTACGATGAGTTCCTGACAGCACCATGCCCCAGG GGCGACAAAAGCCGAGAGAGTGGTGGGATCCCTGCTGGAGCTGAAGCAGGGTCTGGTGCCCCACTCGAGCCAGCAAATGTCCCCCCAGCAGCAGGCGGCCAAGCATACAGCCTGGTTCTCAGACAGCCCCAGGCCCCTGGCCAACAGAGCCATCCCTGCCCGCTGGCTGCAGAGCAAAGGAACGAGAGAAGCCCTTCCAAGGAG GCTCCCTGTGCCATTCCCCCGCTCCCCGCCAAGGCTGGCCCCACTCCGAGGCCGAGCAGCCCTATGCAAGAGGCAGGGGCCTCTGTGGAGCCCTACGCCCACGTCAGCAAAACGCCCGTCCCCGCTGAGCAGCCCACGCCGGCCCAGCCCGCAGAGGCCAAGTACCAGCAGCTGATGCGCTTCCACACCTACGCCGAGCCCTGCGAGGGCTTCCCGCCCCCTGAACGCCGCATCTACTATGAACCCGACGAGCCCATCCCCTTCTACGCCATGGGACGAGGCTCGCTGCCCAGCCCCAACCCCGAGAACATCTACGCGGAGGTAGAGCTGGCGTGCCGGTCCCGGCCCCAGGCTCTACCCAGAGTGCTGCAGAACACGGCGTCCACCTTGCCTCGGGGCTCATCCAGACCTCCCGCCGAGCCGTCCCCAGGACACCGCAGGCTCCTCCGGAGCACGtcggggcaggggtcccggaggAGGCGGTTGCCTGCCGCTCTCGCGGTTGAGGGGGCCCAGGGGAGGCCATCTGGGCCATCCTCGGAG aACCCGCTGGAGTTTGACGACCCGGTTTACGGCAGGAAGGCAGCCACCCTGACCAGACCGGCGGCCACCAGGGGACaggaaggtctagaaaacatttaTGAGCTGATTTCTGGAGACCATCCTAGCCCGCACGCATCGGGGAGCAGTAACTCCTAG
- the SH2D2A gene encoding SH2 domain-containing protein 2A isoform X3 codes for MAIAGRHLRDAKKGLTSGIIRDPSSSAHLNPTVSAKTTTRTSWPSWMVPVLGSAWRQPGPRKRSSLLALRGTRAPIPGDPVQGAETQARLGPRLDPPEAPSALQARTRAWFEHTQASRICQQGELPPWFHGFISRRDTEQLLQEKPLGSFLIRFSESTVGFVLSYRGRDRCRHFILDQLEDECYVILGENSAHVELQGLLLHYTTAPITPYDEFLTAPCPRGDKSRESGGIPAGAEAGSGAPLEPANVPPAAGGQAYSLVLRQPQAPGQQSHPCPLAAEQRNERSPSKEAPCAIPPLPAKAGPTPRPSSPMQEAGASVEPYAHVSKTPVPAEQPTPAQPAEAKYQQLMRFHTYAEPCEGFPPPERRIYYEPDEPIPFYAMGRGSLPSPNPENIYAEVELACRSRPQALPRVLQNTASTLPRGSSRPPAEPSPGHRRLLRSTSGQGSRRRRLPAALAVEGAQGRPSGPSSENPLEFDDPVYGRKAATLTRPAATRGQEGLENIYELISGDHPSPHASGSSNS; via the exons ATGGCAATCGCTGGCAGACATCTCCGGGATGCTAAGAAG GGGCTGACGTCTGGGATAATCAGGGACCCCTCCTCTTCAGCACATTTAAACCCAACGGTCTCAGCAAAGACAACAACGCGGACGAGCTGGCCCAGCTGGATGGTGCCAGTGTTGGGCTCAGCATGGCGCCAGCCGGGGCCCAGAAAGAGAAGCAGCCTCCTGGCTCTCAGAGGGACCAGGGCACCTATACCAGG GGACCctgtgcagggagcagagacGCAGGCGaggctggggcccaggctggACCCTCCCGAGGCCCCGTCGGCGCTGCAGGCCCGGACCCGGGCATGGTTCGAGCACACGCAGGCGAGCCGGatctgccagcagggggagctgccgCCCTGGTTTCACGGCTTCATCAGCAggag GGACacggagcagctgctgcaggagaagcCGCTGGGCTCTTTCCTGATTCGCTTCAGTGAAAGCACCGTGGGATTTGTCTTGTCGTACAG GGGCAGAGATCGCTGCCGGCACTTCATCCTAGATCAGCTGGAAGACGAGTGCTACGTGATCCTAGGAGAGAACAGCGCCCACGTCGAGCTTCAGGGTCTGCTTCTGCACTACACCACCGCCCCCATCACCCCCTACGATGAGTTCCTGACAGCACCATGCCCCAGG GGCGACAAAAGCCGAGAGAGTGGTGGGATCCCTGCTGGAGCTGAAGCAGGGTCTGGTGCCCCACTCGAGCCAGCAAATGTCCCCCCAGCAGCAGGCGGCCAAGCATACAGCCTGGTTCTCAGACAGCCCCAGGCCCCTGGCCAACAGAGCCATCCCTGCCCGCTGGCTGCAGAGCAAAGGAACGAGAGAAGCCCTTCCAAGGAG GCTCCCTGTGCCATTCCCCCGCTCCCCGCCAAGGCTGGCCCCACTCCGAGGCCGAGCAGCCCTATGCAAGAGGCAGGGGCCTCTGTGGAGCCCTACGCCCACGTCAGCAAAACGCCCGTCCCCGCTGAGCAGCCCACGCCGGCCCAGCCCGCAGAGGCCAAGTACCAGCAGCTGATGCGCTTCCACACCTACGCCGAGCCCTGCGAGGGCTTCCCGCCCCCTGAACGCCGCATCTACTATGAACCCGACGAGCCCATCCCCTTCTACGCCATGGGACGAGGCTCGCTGCCCAGCCCCAACCCCGAGAACATCTACGCGGAGGTAGAGCTGGCGTGCCGGTCCCGGCCCCAGGCTCTACCCAGAGTGCTGCAGAACACGGCGTCCACCTTGCCTCGGGGCTCATCCAGACCTCCCGCCGAGCCGTCCCCAGGACACCGCAGGCTCCTCCGGAGCACGtcggggcaggggtcccggaggAGGCGGTTGCCTGCCGCTCTCGCGGTTGAGGGGGCCCAGGGGAGGCCATCTGGGCCATCCTCGGAG aACCCGCTGGAGTTTGACGACCCGGTTTACGGCAGGAAGGCAGCCACCCTGACCAGACCGGCGGCCACCAGGGGACaggaaggtctagaaaacatttaTGAGCTGATTTCTGGAGACCATCCTAGCCCGCACGCATCGGGGAGCAGTAACTCCTAG
- the SH2D2A gene encoding SH2 domain-containing protein 2A isoform X2, whose translation MENPAPQGFTEGCKTSERPLAAEHSIAATLPQFPQPAPAADWTRQGLTSGIIRDPSSSAHLNPTVSAKTTTRTSWPSWMVPVLGSAWRQPGPRKRSSLLALRGTRAPIPGDPVQGAETQARLGPRLDPPEAPSALQARTRAWFEHTQASRICQQGELPPWFHGFISRRDTEQLLQEKPLGSFLIRFSESTVGFVLSYRGRDRCRHFILDQLEDECYVILGENSAHVELQGLLLHYTTAPITPYDEFLTAPCPRGDKSRESGGIPAGAEAGSGAPLEPANVPPAAGGQAYSLVLRQPQAPGQQSHPCPLAAEQRNERSPSKEAPCAIPPLPAKAGPTPRPSSPMQEAGASVEPYAHVSKTPVPAEQPTPAQPAEAKYQQLMRFHTYAEPCEGFPPPERRIYYEPDEPIPFYAMGRGSLPSPNPENIYAEVELACRSRPQALPRVLQNTASTLPRGSSRPPAEPSPGHRRLLRSTSGQGSRRRRLPAALAVEGAQGRPSGPSSENPLEFDDPVYGRKAATLTRPAATRGQEGLENIYELISGDHPSPHASGSSNS comes from the exons ATGGAGAATCCAGCACCGCAAGGCTTTACGGAAGGGTGCAAGACATCAGAGCGCCCCCTCGCAGCAGAGCACAGCATTGCAgccaccctgcctcagtttccccagcctgctccagctgcagaTTGGACTCGGCAG GGGCTGACGTCTGGGATAATCAGGGACCCCTCCTCTTCAGCACATTTAAACCCAACGGTCTCAGCAAAGACAACAACGCGGACGAGCTGGCCCAGCTGGATGGTGCCAGTGTTGGGCTCAGCATGGCGCCAGCCGGGGCCCAGAAAGAGAAGCAGCCTCCTGGCTCTCAGAGGGACCAGGGCACCTATACCAGG GGACCctgtgcagggagcagagacGCAGGCGaggctggggcccaggctggACCCTCCCGAGGCCCCGTCGGCGCTGCAGGCCCGGACCCGGGCATGGTTCGAGCACACGCAGGCGAGCCGGatctgccagcagggggagctgccgCCCTGGTTTCACGGCTTCATCAGCAggag GGACacggagcagctgctgcaggagaagcCGCTGGGCTCTTTCCTGATTCGCTTCAGTGAAAGCACCGTGGGATTTGTCTTGTCGTACAG GGGCAGAGATCGCTGCCGGCACTTCATCCTAGATCAGCTGGAAGACGAGTGCTACGTGATCCTAGGAGAGAACAGCGCCCACGTCGAGCTTCAGGGTCTGCTTCTGCACTACACCACCGCCCCCATCACCCCCTACGATGAGTTCCTGACAGCACCATGCCCCAGG GGCGACAAAAGCCGAGAGAGTGGTGGGATCCCTGCTGGAGCTGAAGCAGGGTCTGGTGCCCCACTCGAGCCAGCAAATGTCCCCCCAGCAGCAGGCGGCCAAGCATACAGCCTGGTTCTCAGACAGCCCCAGGCCCCTGGCCAACAGAGCCATCCCTGCCCGCTGGCTGCAGAGCAAAGGAACGAGAGAAGCCCTTCCAAGGAG GCTCCCTGTGCCATTCCCCCGCTCCCCGCCAAGGCTGGCCCCACTCCGAGGCCGAGCAGCCCTATGCAAGAGGCAGGGGCCTCTGTGGAGCCCTACGCCCACGTCAGCAAAACGCCCGTCCCCGCTGAGCAGCCCACGCCGGCCCAGCCCGCAGAGGCCAAGTACCAGCAGCTGATGCGCTTCCACACCTACGCCGAGCCCTGCGAGGGCTTCCCGCCCCCTGAACGCCGCATCTACTATGAACCCGACGAGCCCATCCCCTTCTACGCCATGGGACGAGGCTCGCTGCCCAGCCCCAACCCCGAGAACATCTACGCGGAGGTAGAGCTGGCGTGCCGGTCCCGGCCCCAGGCTCTACCCAGAGTGCTGCAGAACACGGCGTCCACCTTGCCTCGGGGCTCATCCAGACCTCCCGCCGAGCCGTCCCCAGGACACCGCAGGCTCCTCCGGAGCACGtcggggcaggggtcccggaggAGGCGGTTGCCTGCCGCTCTCGCGGTTGAGGGGGCCCAGGGGAGGCCATCTGGGCCATCCTCGGAG aACCCGCTGGAGTTTGACGACCCGGTTTACGGCAGGAAGGCAGCCACCCTGACCAGACCGGCGGCCACCAGGGGACaggaaggtctagaaaacatttaTGAGCTGATTTCTGGAGACCATCCTAGCCCGCACGCATCGGGGAGCAGTAACTCCTAG